A region of the uncultured Bacteroides sp. genome:
CCGGCCTTGCTGTCGATGCGTATCAGTGTTGGAGTCTTTCCGTTGCTTGCATCCTGAAGAGTTGCTGCATATTTGAAAGAGTGAGCCGGAACTACACGGTCATCATGATCGGCAGTTGTTACCATAATGGCGGGATAAGTAATTCCCTTCTTAAAGGTGTGAAGCGGAGAATAAGCTTTGAGGTATTCAAACATCTCTTTACTGTCTTCACTTGTGCCGTAATCACTTGCCCAGTTCCACCCAATGGTGAATTTGTGGTAACGAAGCATATCCATAACTCCTACTTCAGGAATAGCTACTTTGAATAAGTCCGGACGCTGATTCACACAAGCTCCAATGAGTAGTCCGCCATTAGAACCACCTACAATGGCTATTTTCTGTTTATTAGTATATTTCTTTGCAATTAAATATTCGGCTGCAGAGATAAAATCGTCAAACACATTTTGCTTTTTCATCTTTGTTCCGGCAACGTGCCACTCTTCACCATATTCACCGCCGCCACGAAGGTTTACTTGTGCATAAATACCTCCATTCTCAAGGAAAGGAATACGTGAGGTTGTGAAGCTTGGGTTGAGGCTGATGTTGAATCCTCCGTAACCATAAAGGTAAACAGGATTACTTCCGTTCCTTTTTAACCCTTTCTTGTAAGTAAGAAACATCGGAATTTTTGTTCCGTCTTTACTAGGATAGAAAACCTGTTCGGTAACAAACTCTTCCGGATTGAAATCTACTTTTGGTGCCCTATATAATGTAGACTCATTTGCATCTACATTATATTTGTAAATAGCTCCGGGAAAGGTGAAGGAAGTGAAAGAATAAAAAGCGATATTATCGTCCTTATCGCCACTAAATCCTACAGAACCTAGCGAAGGCAGTTTTACTTCATGAAGACACTTGCCTTCAGTGCTATATACAAATGCATGATTGGAAGCATCTTTATCATAAGTCAGCATTAGTTTACCTCCTATAATTTCGGCTCCAGAAAGAACCGATGTTGATTCCGGTACTAAGTCGTTCCAGTTTTCCAGTTTTGGTGAATTTGTATCAGCCACCATGACTTTGGTTTTAGGTGCGCCAAAGTTGGTGGAGAAGAATATCTTATTACCAATAACTTCAATAGGGGAATAATCGTAATTAAAATCGGTAGTTAACTGTTCAACAGGAGCATCTGCTTTAGTCAGATTCTTCATGAAGATAGTGTTTCCACGTCCTTCTCCTGATTCATAAATAAAAAGAATGCGTTGATCTTCACTAACACTGGCAGAATAGAATCGTTTAGGGTACTTAGGATTCTGGTATACCAACACATCTTTTGATTGTGGCTCACCAATCTTGTGGAAATAGATTTTATGGTTCTCATTTACATTTGAGAACTCTTTTCCTGCTATAGGTGCATCATACGCACTATAGTAAAAACCGTCTCCCTGCCAGGCAGCTCCTGTAAACTTAGCCCATTGAATGTGATCGTTAAGTAATTTGCGTGTGGCAATGTCCATCACATAAATTTCTCTCCAGTCAGAACCACTTCTGGAAACAGTATAAGCAAAGTATTTGCCGTCTTTGGAAAAGGAAATTCCGGTTAGGGCTACTGTCCCGTCTTCCGATAACTTATTGGGGTCGAGAAAAATCTCTGGTTGCGAGTCTAGTGAATTCTGCACATAGAGAACGCTCTGGTTTTGCAAACCATTATTCTTGTAGAAATAGTATTTACCGTTTTTCTTAAACGGAGCACCAATCTTTTCGTAATTGGCCAGATTTGTAAGCCGCTCCTTTAATTTGTTCCGGAAAGGAATCTTTGCCAGATAGGCAGATGTAACTTTGTTTTGTGCTTTTACCCAAGCTGCTGTTTCTTTCGTTGTGTCATTCTCCAACCAACGATATGGATCTGAGACTTTTACACCGAAGTATGTATCCACGGTATTGTCTTTCTTTGTAATCGGATAGACTATTTTTGTCTTTTGTCCGAAAGTGTTTACTGCAATCATTCCGCATGCTAAAATTAGCGTCACCTTTCTCATCTTTATTTTTCTTTTATAATCGTAACGTATAATTGTAAGAAAATGCAAATATATTCGAAATATATTACACAATCAAAGATATAAAAGGAATATTAGGCAGAATACAATAAAAAATAAGACGGCCGCAAGGGTCGCCTTATTACTGTGACGTTATAATTCTTGCTAATTAAACAATACCCTGAGCCATCATGGCGTTAGCAACTTTCATGAAACCTGCAACGTTTGCACCTTTCATGTAGTTTACATATCCGTCGGCTTCAGTTCCATATTTAACACAAGCTTCATGAATACTTTGCATGATGCTCTTTAATTTAGCATCAACTTCTTCTGCGCCCCATCCTAACTTGATAGAATTCTGTGTCATTTCAAGACCAGAAACAGAAACACCACCAGCATTAGCTGCTTTTCCCGGAGCATAAAGAATTTTAGCATCCTGAAATACTTTAATAGCTTCCGGAGTAGAAGGCATGTTGGCACCTTCGCTGACAGCCATACATCCATTTTCAACCAATGTACGGGCGTGGTCTCCATTCAATTCGTTCTGAGTAGCAGATGGAAGGGCAATATCGCACTTTTCACCCCAAGGTTTAGCTCCTTCTACATACTTGCAACCATATTTCTCTGAATATTCACGAATACGTCCTCTGTAAATATTCTTGAGTTCCATGATGTAGTTAAGCTTCTCACGGTCAATTCCGTCCGGATCATAGATATATCCGTCAGAATCAGAACAGGTAATAACTTTGCCACCTAATTCAATAACTTTCTCAATTGTATATTGAGCTACGTTACCTGAACCGGAAACTGTACAGATTTTGCCTTTCAAATCTGTTTCTTTGGTTTTTAGCATTTCCATAAGGAAGTATATGTTACCATAACCAGTAGCTTCAGGTCGAATTAATGATCCACCGTATTCACGTCCTTTACCTGTGAATGTACCTGTAAATTCTTGAGCCAGTTTTTTGTACATTCCAAACATGTAACCTATTTCACGGCCACCTACACCTATATCGCCAGCGGGAACATCTGTTTCCGGACCAATGTGGCGCCATAGTTCAAGCATGAATGATTGTACGAAGCGCATAACTTCGGCACTTGATTTCCCACGAGGAGAGAAGTCTGAACCACCCTTTGCACCACCCATAGGCAAGGTGGTCAGTGAGTTCTTGAATGTTTGCTCAAATGCAAGGAATTTTAGAATAGAAAGATTTACAGAACGATGGAAGCGGATACCTCCCTTGTAAGGACCTATCACATTGTTGTGCTGAATACGGTAACCCATGTTAGTCTGGACATAACCTTTATCGTCCATCCAGGTTACTCTAAATTGAAATACTCTGTCTGGAATACAGAGACGTTCAATTAGGTTTGCTTTCTCAAATTCGGGATGTTTGTTGTACTCTTCTTCAATAGTGGAAAGCACTTCTTCCACCGCTTGATGGTACTCTGGCTCATTAGGGAATCTTCTTTGAAGATTTTCTAATACCTGATTTGCATTCATAAGATTTCTTTTATTGGTTGTTGTATGTTAAAAAGATAAATCTAAGCTCTTATTGCAAATGTATACTTTTAATTTTAAATATCAAACAGATTATAAAATTAATACAGGTAAAAATGTCAGATTGGTTATTTAATATATTTGTGAATATGCGGAATATTTTATTTCATTCTTTTGGAAGGCTTATATATTGGAATGAAAATTAAAATGTCAGAAATGAATATTGCGAGAAAGCTTTTTTTTTATGAGTCTGATTTAGGGGAAAGAAAAAACGGGATGATAATATTATATTTAATATTTATCATCCCGGATATTAAAGGTTATTTTGAATTCTTTTTTGCATCAACAATTGCATCAATTACTGCAACAGCAGTAATGTTAACAATGTCGCGAACAGAACTTTCACTATCAGTGAAGTGAATAGGTTTGTTCAGACCCATTTGGATAGGGCCGATTAATTCTGTGTCACTCATTGCCTGAATTAGTTTGTAGCCAGAGTTTGCAGAGCTTAAGTTAGGGAATACCAGTGTGTTTACATCCTTGCCTAATAATCTTGTGAATGGATATTTTGCATCACGAATATTTTTGTTCAAGGCAAAGTTTACCTGCATTTCTCCATCAATTGCTAGATCTGGATATTTTTCCTGCAATTGTCTTACAGCTTCATGAACTTTTGCAGGACTTCCTACAGGATCAGAACCGAAGTTAGAATATGACAACATAGCCATTACCGGAGTTTGATTAAAGAAACGAACAGTATTTGCTGTCAATCTTGCAATATCTGTTAATGTTTCAGTATCGGGATGACGGTTGATTAAAGTATCTGCTAAGAAGTATGTACCTTTTTTAGAATTTAAAATGTGCATTGTTCCGAAATGATTAAATCCTTCCTGGATACCAATAACTTCTTTTGCAACCTTAATTGTATTTGAGTATTTAGTATACAGACCGGTGATAAAGGCATCAGCTTCTCCTGTTTCCACCATCATCATACCAAAATAGTTGCGTTCAAACATCTTATCGGTTGCTTCATCGTAGTTGGCACCTTCACGGGCACGCTTCTCTGTCAGGATGTGTGCATAGCGATCACGTCGTTCTGTTTGACTGTCGTGGCGAAGATTTACAATTTCAATTCCATCAAGATTCAAATCCAGTTCTTTTGCCAGTTTTTCAATGCGTTCCTCATTACCTAATAAGATAGGATAGCAAATACCTTCGTTCTTAGCTTCAACGGCAGCTTTCAACATGTTTGGATGTCCGCCTTCTGCAAAAACGACTTTTTTAGGATCGGTACGAGCCATGTCATAAAGTTGACTAGTCAGCTTAGATTCATAACCCATTAGTTCACGCAGGTGTTTTTTATAAGCATCCCAATCTTCGATAGGTTTACGAGCTACTCCTGATTCCATGGCAGCTTTAGCAACAGCCATTGAAACTTCAGTAATCAAACGTGGGTCAACTGGTTTTGGAATAAAGTATTCCGGACCGAAAGTAAGGTTGGATACATTATATACTTCATTTACAATTTCAGGTATAGGCAATTTTGCCAAAGCAGCGATTGCTTTAACTGCTGCCAGTTTCATTTCCTCATTAATAGCACTTGCACGAGTATCAAGAGCACCGCGGAATATATAAGGGAAGCCAATTACATTGTTAATCTGGTTTGGATAATCAGAACGTCCTGTTGACATCAATATGTCTGGGCGAGCTGCCATTGCATCTTCGTATGTAATTTCAGGAACAGGATTTGCCAATGCAAAAACAATTGGAGTATTTGCCATGGAGCGAACCATATCCTGAGATAATATATTCCCTTTAGATAATCCTAAGAATACGTCAGCACCTTTAATAGCTTCATCCAATGTATGGATGTCGGTGCGTGAAGTTGCAAAGAATTTTTTTGATTCATCTAATTTTGTACGTTCGGTAGAAATAACACCTTTACTATCAAGCATTACAATATTTTCTTTGCGTGCTCCAAGTGCAAGATATAATTTAGTACAAGAAACTGCAGCTGCACCGGCACCGTTTACAACGATCTTCACATCTTCAATCTTCTTTCCTGCTACCTCAAGTGCATTAAGTAAACCTGCACTGGAAATAATTGCAGTACCATGTTGGTCGTCGTGCATCACCGGAATGTCAAGTTCTGCCTTTAAACGTGTTTCTATCTCAAAACATTCAGGCGCTTTGATATCTTCCAGATTAATTCCTCCGAAAGTTGGGGCGATAGCTTTAACAGCTTCAATAAACTTTTCTGGGTCTTTTTCATTTACTTCTATATCGAAAACATCTATTCCTGCATATATCTTAAATAGTAACCCTTTACCTTCCATTACAGGCTTTCCTGCAATTGCGCCAATGTCTCCAAGTCCTAATACAGCTGTTCCGTTAGATATAACAGCTACTAAGTTTCCTTTGGCTGTATAGTCATATGCTGTTTGAGGATCTTTTTCAATTTCCAGACAAGGTTCTGCAACTCCGGGAGAGTATGCCAAAGATAAATCAGTTTGTGTACTGTAAGGTTTGGTAGGTACTACCTCAATTTTTCCGGGTTTACCCTGTGAGTGGTAGAGCAAAGCCGCTTCTTTTGTAATTTTAGCCATTCTTTTTTATGTGTATTGTTCATAATCTGCC
Encoded here:
- a CDS encoding NADP-specific glutamate dehydrogenase, with protein sequence MNANQVLENLQRRFPNEPEYHQAVEEVLSTIEEEYNKHPEFEKANLIERLCIPDRVFQFRVTWMDDKGYVQTNMGYRIQHNNVIGPYKGGIRFHRSVNLSILKFLAFEQTFKNSLTTLPMGGAKGGSDFSPRGKSSAEVMRFVQSFMLELWRHIGPETDVPAGDIGVGGREIGYMFGMYKKLAQEFTGTFTGKGREYGGSLIRPEATGYGNIYFLMEMLKTKETDLKGKICTVSGSGNVAQYTIEKVIELGGKVITCSDSDGYIYDPDGIDREKLNYIMELKNIYRGRIREYSEKYGCKYVEGAKPWGEKCDIALPSATQNELNGDHARTLVENGCMAVSEGANMPSTPEAIKVFQDAKILYAPGKAANAGGVSVSGLEMTQNSIKLGWGAEEVDAKLKSIMQSIHEACVKYGTEADGYVNYMKGANVAGFMKVANAMMAQGIV
- a CDS encoding NADP-dependent malic enzyme codes for the protein MAKITKEAALLYHSQGKPGKIEVVPTKPYSTQTDLSLAYSPGVAEPCLEIEKDPQTAYDYTAKGNLVAVISNGTAVLGLGDIGAIAGKPVMEGKGLLFKIYAGIDVFDIEVNEKDPEKFIEAVKAIAPTFGGINLEDIKAPECFEIETRLKAELDIPVMHDDQHGTAIISSAGLLNALEVAGKKIEDVKIVVNGAGAAAVSCTKLYLALGARKENIVMLDSKGVISTERTKLDESKKFFATSRTDIHTLDEAIKGADVFLGLSKGNILSQDMVRSMANTPIVFALANPVPEITYEDAMAARPDILMSTGRSDYPNQINNVIGFPYIFRGALDTRASAINEEMKLAAVKAIAALAKLPIPEIVNEVYNVSNLTFGPEYFIPKPVDPRLITEVSMAVAKAAMESGVARKPIEDWDAYKKHLRELMGYESKLTSQLYDMARTDPKKVVFAEGGHPNMLKAAVEAKNEGICYPILLGNEERIEKLAKELDLNLDGIEIVNLRHDSQTERRDRYAHILTEKRAREGANYDEATDKMFERNYFGMMMVETGEADAFITGLYTKYSNTIKVAKEVIGIQEGFNHFGTMHILNSKKGTYFLADTLINRHPDTETLTDIARLTANTVRFFNQTPVMAMLSYSNFGSDPVGSPAKVHEAVRQLQEKYPDLAIDGEMQVNFALNKNIRDAKYPFTRLLGKDVNTLVFPNLSSANSGYKLIQAMSDTELIGPIQMGLNKPIHFTDSESSVRDIVNITAVAVIDAIVDAKKNSK
- a CDS encoding prolyl oligopeptidase family serine peptidase, with the protein product MRKVTLILACGMIAVNTFGQKTKIVYPITKKDNTVDTYFGVKVSDPYRWLENDTTKETAAWVKAQNKVTSAYLAKIPFRNKLKERLTNLANYEKIGAPFKKNGKYYFYKNNGLQNQSVLYVQNSLDSQPEIFLDPNKLSEDGTVALTGISFSKDGKYFAYTVSRSGSDWREIYVMDIATRKLLNDHIQWAKFTGAAWQGDGFYYSAYDAPIAGKEFSNVNENHKIYFHKIGEPQSKDVLVYQNPKYPKRFYSASVSEDQRILFIYESGEGRGNTIFMKNLTKADAPVEQLTTDFNYDYSPIEVIGNKIFFSTNFGAPKTKVMVADTNSPKLENWNDLVPESTSVLSGAEIIGGKLMLTYDKDASNHAFVYSTEGKCLHEVKLPSLGSVGFSGDKDDNIAFYSFTSFTFPGAIYKYNVDANESTLYRAPKVDFNPEEFVTEQVFYPSKDGTKIPMFLTYKKGLKRNGSNPVYLYGYGGFNISLNPSFTTSRIPFLENGGIYAQVNLRGGGEYGEEWHVAGTKMKKQNVFDDFISAAEYLIAKKYTNKQKIAIVGGSNGGLLIGACVNQRPDLFKVAIPEVGVMDMLRYHKFTIGWNWASDYGTSEDSKEMFEYLKAYSPLHTFKKGITYPAIMVTTADHDDRVVPAHSFKYAATLQDASNGKTPTLIRIDSKAGHGSGKPMSKVLEEQADIYSFIMYNMGMKSKF